One region of Acomys russatus chromosome 8, mAcoRus1.1, whole genome shotgun sequence genomic DNA includes:
- the LOC127193047 gene encoding olfactory receptor 4C15-like has translation MQNQSFVTEFILLGLSQNPNVEDILCVVFLLIYFATIGGNMVIVVTIIYSPALLGSPMYFFLIFLSLLDACTSSTVTPKMIVDFFYERKTISFECCMTQLFAVHFFTGMEVIVLSAMAYDRYVAICKPLHYSSIMTRRLCVILVMISWAGGFLHSIIQIIFTLQLPFCGPNVIDHYVCDLFPLLKLACTEPHIFVILVFSNSGSICIIIFSLLLVSYGVILFSLRAHSAEGRRKALSTCGSHITVVLLFFVPCFLIYARPTSAFSSEKNALVFSTIITPLLNPMIYTFRNKEMKNSIRKMWKRLMVVSGDC, from the coding sequence ATGCAAAACCAGAGTTTTGTCACTGAGTTCATACTCCTGGGCCTTTCACAGAACCCAAATGTTGAGGATATATtgtgtgttgtatttttgttGATCTACTTTGCAACTATTGGGGGCAACATGGTCATTGTGGTGACCATCATCTACAGCCCTGCACTGCTGGGctcccccatgtacttcttcttGATATTCCTGTCCTTACTGGATGCATGCACTTCTTCTACTGTCACACCCAAGATGATTGTAGACTTCTTCTATGAGAGGAAGACAATCTCCTTTGAATGTTGCATGACACAACTGTTTGCTGTCCACTTCTTCACTGGGATGGAGGTGATTGTTCTGTCAGctatggcctatgaccgctatgtggccatatGCAAACCTTTACACTACTCTTCCATTATGACCCGGAGGCTCTGTGTTATTTTGGTGATGATATCCTGGGCAGGAGGCTTCTTACATTCTATAATACAAATTATATTCACATTGCAGCTACCTTTCTGTGGACCCAATGTTATTGATCACTATGTGTGTGATTTGTTCCCATTACTGAAGCTGGCCTGCACTGAGCCACACATATTTGTCATTTTGGTGTTTTCCAACAGCGGGTCAATCTGTATCATAATCTTTTCTCTTCTGCTTGTTTCTTATGGTGTCATTCTGTTCTCTCTGAGAGCTCACAGTGCTGAAGGGCGACGTAAAGCTCTCTCCACGTGCGGATCCCACATTACAGTTGTGCTTTTGTTCTTTGTCCCGTGCTTTTTAATATATGCACGGCCTacatctgctttctcttctgaaaaaaatGCTCTTGTATTTTCCACCATCATAACACCACTTCTGAATCCTATGATTTACACTTTCAGGAATAAGGAAATGAAGAATTCCATCAGGAAAATGTGGAAGAGATTGATGGTGGTTTCTGGTGACTGCTAA